A DNA window from Bdellovibrio sp. BCCA contains the following coding sequences:
- a CDS encoding N-formylglutamate amidohydrolase gives MSSTDIPLIVTIPHSGEKIPPQTPWLNSLPEEVLMCDVDRYVDFLYEPALHKLHIPFVKTEWHRYAADLNRIPEDVDASSVVGNANPAGTHNRGFHWVITTYKHQLMKEPMTPQVHDELVKLIYEPFHSGVRALYQDLHSKGYKKTFHIDAHSMPSVGTSEHRDPGELRADIVVSDSKGKSCDPRFKDLVIAAYVTAGFKVGYNWPYFGGRVTEQYGDPRRDQHTLQVEMNRSLYMDEKTKKLKPEEAKKVQEKVLFALSYIRNNLMHIM, from the coding sequence ATGAGTTCCACTGACATCCCATTGATCGTAACGATTCCACATTCAGGCGAAAAAATTCCCCCACAAACGCCGTGGCTGAATTCTTTGCCAGAAGAAGTTTTGATGTGCGACGTCGACCGTTATGTGGACTTTTTGTATGAACCTGCTCTTCATAAACTTCATATTCCTTTTGTAAAAACAGAGTGGCATCGTTATGCCGCCGATTTAAATCGTATTCCTGAGGATGTCGATGCGTCTTCCGTGGTTGGAAATGCGAATCCGGCGGGAACTCACAATCGCGGTTTTCACTGGGTGATCACAACTTACAAACATCAGCTCATGAAAGAGCCGATGACGCCGCAAGTGCACGATGAACTTGTAAAACTGATTTATGAACCTTTCCACAGCGGCGTGCGCGCTCTTTATCAAGACCTTCATTCCAAAGGTTATAAAAAGACTTTTCATATTGATGCGCACAGCATGCCGTCCGTAGGTACCAGCGAGCATCGCGATCCAGGGGAACTTCGTGCCGACATTGTGGTCAGCGACAGCAAAGGAAAAAGCTGTGACCCAAGATTCAAGGATCTTGTGATTGCAGCCTATGTGACAGCGGGTTTTAAAGTTGGTTACAATTGGCCCTACTTTGGCGGTCGCGTCACAGAGCAGTACGGAGATCCTCGTCGCGATCAACACACTCTGCAAGTTGAAATGAATCGCTCACTGTATATGGATGAGAAAACAAAAAAGCTCAAACCGGAAGAGGCGAAGAAAGTTCAGGAAAAAGTTCTCTTTGCTTTGAGCTATATCCGCAACAATTTGATGCATATAATGTAG
- a CDS encoding cob(I)yrinic acid a,c-diamide adenosyltransferase, which produces MTNAPKAKIYTRTGDKGTTRLVDGSCVEKFNPRVEAYGTVDELNSSLGVVRAALSSVAELKSLDAPLEKVQNELFNIGSLLATEKDEVLKMLPPITEEQIRFLEVQIDELTVQLPELRNFILPAGHPVAAALHVARTSCRRSERRSAEIAVKDDRYMMPLQYLNRLSDYLFVAARWANMKTGHGDVLWKKT; this is translated from the coding sequence ATGACGAATGCTCCCAAAGCAAAAATTTATACGCGGACAGGTGACAAAGGAACGACACGTTTGGTGGACGGGTCTTGTGTCGAAAAATTCAACCCTCGCGTGGAAGCTTATGGGACTGTCGATGAACTCAATAGTTCTCTTGGTGTTGTCCGTGCGGCTTTGTCATCTGTTGCTGAATTGAAGTCTTTAGACGCCCCTCTTGAAAAAGTACAAAATGAGCTTTTTAATATCGGAAGTCTTTTGGCCACGGAGAAAGATGAAGTTTTAAAAATGCTTCCACCGATCACGGAAGAGCAGATTCGTTTTTTAGAAGTGCAAATTGACGAATTGACCGTACAACTTCCTGAGCTTCGCAATTTTATTTTGCCAGCGGGTCATCCTGTCGCTGCGGCTTTACACGTGGCTCGCACATCCTGCCGTCGCAGTGAGCGTCGTTCGGCGGAAATCGCGGTGAAAGATGACCGCTATATGATGCCTCTTCAATATCTAAATCGTTTGAGTGATTATCTTTTCGTAGCGGCTCGTTGGGCCAATATGAAAACAGGACACGGCGATGTTCTTTGGAAGAAGACTTAA
- a CDS encoding cytochrome c biogenesis protein, with amino-acid sequence MKKLMLLIASLLVSVSVFAKTGDALNYLQVQDGGRIKPYDSFAREMLEIVYGKTQYEGRLATEIVMTWMLSPQAWHDKKIFEVRNHQVLDAMKLPKDQRWFTGEELFGGERFALLRQELQAKRESKEKLDPYFQALQRLENQFVVFQEVAAGRMLKVVPPKEGDAWIAVADLDPAQQEKFMDLTKAFVNHIGAVAKGESTEATGAELDKAVHSFEDIARANNPALYNHETKMKAEVHYNNFHPFRWAYVCYFIAFIILLLVWTLSKESLMKAVWVFLVLGFVLHTYGFGLRMYIMERPPVSNMYETVVWVAWGTILFAAILELIYKYRLILVAGTLVSAFGLVIADFAPAVLDPTLQPLEPVLRSNYWLTIHVMTITISYAAFFLAFGLGDIGLIYYLRGEQKHQAQIKAVVTGIYRAMQIGVAFLAPGIILGGIWADYSWGRFWGWDPKETWALIALLGYLAVLHARYAGMIKNFGMIVTAVITFSLVIMAWYGVNFVLGAGLHSYGFGAGGVEYVSAFVAAHILLVIYVSVIRQGKGKKQTPAT; translated from the coding sequence ATGAAAAAATTGATGTTGTTGATTGCCTCTTTACTTGTGAGCGTCTCTGTTTTTGCAAAAACAGGGGATGCGCTGAACTATCTGCAAGTGCAAGACGGTGGACGTATTAAACCTTACGACAGTTTTGCTCGTGAAATGCTTGAAATCGTTTACGGAAAAACGCAGTACGAAGGACGTCTGGCGACAGAGATTGTCATGACGTGGATGCTGTCTCCACAAGCATGGCATGATAAAAAAATCTTTGAAGTGCGCAACCATCAAGTTTTGGATGCGATGAAGCTTCCAAAAGATCAGCGCTGGTTTACCGGCGAAGAACTTTTTGGCGGAGAAAGATTTGCCCTTCTTCGTCAAGAGTTGCAGGCTAAACGTGAATCCAAAGAAAAACTCGATCCCTATTTCCAAGCTTTGCAACGCCTCGAAAATCAATTCGTGGTTTTCCAAGAAGTCGCTGCCGGCCGTATGCTTAAGGTCGTTCCGCCTAAGGAAGGCGACGCTTGGATCGCCGTTGCGGATTTAGATCCGGCTCAACAAGAAAAGTTCATGGATCTCACAAAAGCTTTCGTGAATCACATCGGTGCCGTTGCAAAAGGCGAGAGCACCGAGGCCACAGGTGCTGAACTTGATAAAGCTGTTCACTCTTTCGAAGACATCGCTCGCGCGAACAATCCCGCTCTTTATAATCACGAAACGAAAATGAAAGCCGAAGTTCACTACAATAACTTCCATCCATTCCGTTGGGCTTATGTGTGCTACTTCATCGCATTTATCATTCTGCTTTTGGTGTGGACTTTGAGCAAAGAGTCGTTGATGAAAGCCGTTTGGGTTTTCTTGGTGTTGGGATTTGTACTTCACACTTACGGCTTCGGTCTTCGCATGTACATCATGGAGCGTCCGCCGGTTTCTAATATGTACGAAACAGTGGTGTGGGTCGCGTGGGGAACAATTTTATTCGCTGCGATCTTGGAGCTTATCTATAAGTATCGTTTGATTTTAGTGGCAGGAACTTTGGTTTCGGCTTTTGGTCTTGTTATTGCTGACTTTGCTCCAGCTGTTCTTGATCCAACGCTTCAGCCACTTGAGCCTGTTCTTCGCAGCAACTATTGGCTCACGATTCACGTGATGACTATCACTATCAGTTACGCCGCGTTTTTCTTGGCGTTCGGATTGGGAGACATTGGTCTTATCTACTATCTCCGTGGAGAACAAAAACATCAGGCTCAGATCAAAGCCGTGGTGACGGGAATTTATCGCGCGATGCAAATCGGTGTCGCGTTTCTGGCTCCCGGAATTATCTTGGGCGGTATCTGGGCCGACTACTCTTGGGGTCGCTTCTGGGGTTGGGATCCAAAAGAGACATGGGCGTTGATCGCTCTCTTGGGATATCTCGCGGTTCTTCACGCGCGCTACGCAGGCATGATCAAAAATTTTGGAATGATAGTGACGGCGGTGATCACTTTCTCTCTCGTGATCATGGCTTGGTACGGAGTGAACTTCGTTCTTGGCGCAGGGCTTCATTCGTACGGCTTTGGTGCGGGTGGTGTTGAATATGTGTCTGCTTTCGTGGCAGCGCACATCTTATTAGTGATTTATGTAAGTGTGATTAGGCAAGGTAAGGGTAAAAAACAGACACCTGCTACTTGA
- a CDS encoding cytochrome c biogenesis protein ResB — MPKKSLLKRLNKPLASVKLAVFIIISIAAITAVGTFVEAKYDSYAARKLVYDTWFMYGIMGLLVINLTAVMLDRWPWKKRHAAFVLAHIGIIVMLAGAVLTMNYGLDGSMRVGIGEDNNLVQTSETDLVVYTSFDGDRYSKTLEQEVDFFKNPPSEKHPVVIPAYEGEIRIVDYKKYVLPSRKVVVDESGKGGAGLRFQLQNPNVNVIEWLVQRKPDSVATHNFGPAQIHLGKAPEKGRGANEIFLTPEANNTLRYVVFQKDSEKLHKKGVVKEGEVFDPGFKMALNFRVLRFLPSAIEDWDLQPSERPTPLTTSAIKIVFDGKEHWVLLNDMVKLFTNNTVYLLTYGNRRTDIGFKIKLKNFAVTRYQGTMRAMAYESVVEVPEKGEQVISMNEPLKYKGLTIYQASFQEEEGKPVASIFSVNHDPGRFLKYLGSLIMSLGIVLLMWFKHLDFKIARKSQKDGEE; from the coding sequence TTGCCCAAAAAATCTCTGCTCAAGAGGCTTAATAAGCCTCTAGCTTCTGTTAAGCTGGCTGTTTTCATTATCATTTCTATTGCAGCGATCACGGCGGTCGGTACGTTCGTTGAGGCGAAGTACGATTCTTACGCTGCTCGAAAACTCGTTTACGACACTTGGTTCATGTACGGCATTATGGGACTTTTGGTGATCAACCTCACTGCGGTGATGTTGGATCGTTGGCCGTGGAAAAAGCGTCATGCGGCGTTTGTTCTTGCGCACATTGGGATCATCGTCATGCTTGCAGGAGCTGTGCTTACGATGAACTACGGTCTTGATGGTTCGATGCGTGTTGGAATCGGCGAAGACAATAATCTTGTGCAAACATCAGAAACCGATCTTGTCGTCTACACATCTTTCGATGGGGACCGCTACTCCAAAACTCTCGAGCAGGAAGTGGATTTCTTTAAAAATCCGCCATCAGAAAAACATCCTGTTGTTATCCCAGCTTATGAAGGCGAAATTCGCATTGTCGACTACAAAAAATATGTTTTGCCTTCACGTAAAGTCGTTGTCGATGAAAGTGGCAAAGGCGGAGCGGGTCTGCGTTTTCAACTGCAAAACCCCAACGTGAATGTGATTGAGTGGTTGGTGCAAAGAAAACCGGATTCAGTTGCAACTCATAATTTCGGTCCGGCGCAAATTCATTTAGGAAAAGCTCCCGAAAAAGGGCGTGGTGCCAATGAAATTTTCCTGACACCTGAAGCAAACAACACACTTCGCTATGTTGTTTTTCAAAAAGATTCTGAAAAACTCCACAAAAAAGGTGTTGTGAAAGAAGGCGAAGTTTTTGATCCGGGTTTTAAAATGGCTTTGAATTTCCGCGTTCTGCGTTTTCTTCCGTCAGCCATTGAAGATTGGGATTTGCAACCATCAGAGCGTCCCACACCTTTAACGACATCCGCGATCAAAATTGTGTTCGATGGCAAAGAGCACTGGGTCCTTTTAAATGACATGGTGAAGTTGTTTACAAATAACACGGTCTATCTTTTGACATACGGAAATCGTCGTACTGATATCGGCTTTAAAATTAAACTTAAAAACTTCGCGGTGACACGTTATCAAGGCACTATGCGTGCGATGGCTTACGAAAGTGTCGTGGAAGTTCCTGAAAAAGGCGAGCAGGTCATTTCAATGAATGAGCCTCTCAAGTACAAAGGTCTCACGATTTATCAGGCGAGCTTTCAAGAAGAAGAAGGAAAGCCCGTCGCTTCGATTTTCTCTGTGAATCACGATCCGGGACGTTTTTTGAAATATCTTGGTTCTTTGATTATGAGTTTGGGAATTGTTTTATTGATGTGGTTTAAACACCTGGATTTTAAAATTGCGCGCAAATCGCAAAAAGACGGGGAAGAGTAA